One window of Mycolicibacterium rufum genomic DNA carries:
- a CDS encoding heavy metal translocating P-type ATPase, whose product MSDACCGPSNDVEPDAGPERLWQVRELQFAALAAVLLTVGWVVGRVGYEGVAVGVELAAVAAGAITFVPDEVRNLRHGRIGVGTLMTIAAIGAVVLGQFAEAALLGILFSIAEGLEHYAVSRTRRGLRSLLSLVPPKASVLRDGTEITVAPGDLVVGDVMVIRPGERAATDGTIRSGQTSLDLSAITGESVPVEAGPGSDVFAGAINGGGAIEVEVNALAADSSLARIVHIVEQAQERRGAGQRLADRIARPLVPAIMALAAGIAAVGAVLGDPMLWLERALVVLVAASPCALAIAVPLTVVAAIGAASRHGALIKGGAAVEELGRIKVVALDKTGTLTRNQPRVIEVVTIDDLSGEDALRWAAGLEARSEHPLAQAILTAAGKAPAAGDVTAVPGHGLHGDLDGHRLRLGKPSWVAPGQLAADVERLQAAGSTVVVLARDDVPVAAIAVRDELRPEAAEAVSLLKRLGITVAMLTGDNIRTAHAVATEAGITTVHSELLPEDKASLLPALAQGRPIAMVGDGINDAPALATADIGIAMGAMGTDVAIETADVALMGEDLRHLPQVLAHSRRARRIMVQNIAFSLAIIAVLIPLAAFGVLGLATVVLIHEAAEVFVILNAIRAARITALPGVTAASPRSAPHTLDIGPAPTLGDPCCGPQPAAQTPVASITLPLVASAPAQSDHGCDCCAPTGSAPDVNDTSAPARVDHQ is encoded by the coding sequence TGGGGCGGGTCGGTTACGAGGGTGTCGCGGTCGGCGTCGAGCTGGCTGCGGTAGCTGCTGGCGCGATCACGTTCGTGCCCGATGAGGTCCGCAATCTGCGGCATGGCCGTATCGGGGTCGGCACGTTGATGACCATCGCCGCGATCGGCGCGGTGGTTCTGGGTCAGTTCGCTGAGGCCGCCCTGCTGGGCATCTTGTTCTCGATTGCCGAAGGTTTGGAGCACTACGCCGTCAGCCGCACCCGCCGCGGGCTGCGCTCCCTGCTGTCGCTGGTGCCGCCGAAGGCCTCGGTGCTGCGGGATGGCACCGAAATCACCGTGGCTCCTGGTGATCTCGTCGTCGGTGACGTCATGGTGATCCGGCCCGGTGAACGGGCCGCCACCGATGGCACGATCCGATCCGGTCAGACGAGCCTGGACTTGTCGGCGATCACCGGCGAGTCGGTGCCCGTCGAAGCCGGACCGGGCAGCGACGTGTTCGCCGGTGCCATCAACGGCGGCGGAGCGATCGAGGTCGAGGTCAACGCCTTGGCCGCTGACAGTTCCTTGGCGCGGATCGTGCACATCGTCGAGCAAGCCCAGGAACGCAGGGGTGCCGGCCAACGACTGGCGGATCGGATCGCCCGTCCGCTGGTGCCGGCGATCATGGCGTTGGCCGCGGGCATCGCCGCGGTGGGCGCGGTGTTGGGTGACCCGATGCTGTGGCTGGAACGGGCATTGGTGGTGCTCGTGGCAGCCTCACCGTGCGCGCTGGCGATCGCCGTCCCGCTGACCGTGGTCGCGGCCATCGGAGCCGCCAGCCGCCACGGCGCCCTGATCAAGGGCGGCGCCGCGGTCGAAGAACTTGGCCGCATCAAGGTCGTCGCTCTGGATAAGACGGGCACGCTCACCCGCAACCAGCCCCGCGTCATCGAGGTGGTCACCATCGACGACCTGAGCGGGGAGGACGCCTTGCGGTGGGCGGCGGGCCTGGAAGCGCGCAGCGAACACCCACTGGCCCAAGCGATCCTGACTGCCGCCGGGAAAGCACCGGCCGCTGGCGACGTGACCGCAGTGCCCGGCCACGGCCTGCATGGTGACCTCGACGGCCACCGGCTGCGCCTCGGGAAACCCTCGTGGGTAGCCCCTGGACAACTCGCCGCCGACGTGGAGCGGTTGCAGGCCGCCGGCTCCACCGTGGTGGTGCTCGCCCGCGATGACGTGCCGGTTGCCGCCATCGCGGTGCGCGATGAACTTCGCCCCGAAGCCGCCGAGGCCGTCAGCTTGTTGAAGCGACTGGGGATCACGGTGGCGATGCTCACCGGCGACAACATCCGCACCGCCCACGCGGTGGCCACCGAAGCCGGCATCACCACCGTGCACTCCGAGCTGCTTCCCGAGGACAAGGCATCTCTCCTGCCGGCCCTCGCGCAGGGCCGACCCATCGCCATGGTCGGCGACGGCATCAACGACGCCCCCGCACTGGCCACCGCCGACATCGGCATCGCCATGGGCGCCATGGGCACCGACGTCGCCATCGAAACCGCCGACGTCGCCCTAATGGGCGAGGACCTTCGCCACCTACCCCAGGTGCTGGCCCACTCGCGGCGCGCCCGCCGGATCATGGTGCAGAACATCGCGTTCTCGCTGGCCATCATCGCGGTCCTCATTCCGCTGGCCGCGTTCGGCGTCCTGGGCCTAGCCACGGTGGTCCTGATTCACGAAGCCGCCGAAGTGTTCGTCATCCTCAACGCCATCCGCGCCGCCCGCATCACCGCCCTACCCGGCGTGACAGCGGCGTCACCGCGGTCAGCGCCTCACACCCTCGACATCGGCCCAGCACCCACCCTCGGCGACCCCTGCTGCGGTCCCCAACCGGCCGCGCAGACCCCAGTCGCCAGCATCACCCTTCCCCTGGTCGCGTCGGCTCCTGCGCAGAGCGACCACGGGTGCGATTGCTGCGCCCCCACCGGATCTGCACCGGACGTCAACGACACGTCCGCACCTGCCCGAGTCGACCACCAATAG
- a CDS encoding DUF3703 domain-containing protein produces MPRITEQARQVYRGEMTAAKHAADPACRWRHLERAHIVSQPDPWLHTCNHAAMLTLALRQHDRREALGQVLRLVVAAPGSMTGRYPVGNTGRVAAGLMTPMPIPADLAATLIHA; encoded by the coding sequence ATGCCACGGATCACTGAGCAGGCCCGCCAGGTCTATCGCGGTGAAATGACCGCCGCGAAACACGCCGCAGACCCCGCGTGCCGGTGGCGACATCTGGAGCGGGCCCACATCGTGTCCCAGCCAGATCCCTGGCTGCACACCTGCAACCACGCCGCCATGCTGACGTTGGCGCTACGCCAGCACGACCGCCGCGAAGCCCTGGGCCAAGTCCTGCGCCTCGTCGTCGCCGCCCCCGGCTCGATGACCGGTCGTTATCCCGTCGGCAACACCGGCCGCGTCGCAGCCGGCCTGATGACACCCATGCCCATCCCCGCCGACCTCGCCGCGACACTCATCCACGCGTGA
- a CDS encoding YfbU family protein, with the protein MAVLNIRVDDQVRDELKDMADTEGVTVSEYVRDLVMAAIVPGYESKEDHGDLPAPETMRIADRQVLSLLHRILARVLPEDNDDVDGDAGYQLGRARVIEAGYTGEYWREVAGFSPELSKRDCGRVLDILDMFRIITFSIRRLEKDGTAVDEDLKYKLEFQGFDGNDGLESHMARYVEFLMSDGRWAELREQWNSNDEGNSHSLMLDTYMRMVAEHRRIKASRDRGFHREDYLLSLDELQQIAAARVHPSRRG; encoded by the coding sequence ATGGCCGTCTTGAATATCCGAGTAGATGATCAGGTCCGCGATGAACTCAAGGACATGGCTGACACGGAGGGCGTCACCGTCAGTGAGTACGTCCGCGATCTGGTCATGGCGGCGATCGTCCCCGGTTATGAATCGAAAGAGGACCACGGCGACCTGCCGGCGCCGGAGACGATGCGGATTGCCGATCGGCAGGTGCTCTCCCTGCTTCACCGCATCCTCGCGCGCGTGCTGCCCGAGGATAACGACGACGTGGACGGAGACGCCGGTTATCAGCTGGGGCGTGCGCGGGTGATCGAGGCGGGCTACACCGGGGAGTACTGGCGCGAAGTCGCTGGGTTCAGTCCCGAGTTGTCCAAGCGCGACTGCGGCCGAGTCCTGGACATTCTCGACATGTTCCGGATCATCACCTTCAGCATCCGGCGGCTGGAAAAGGACGGGACCGCCGTCGACGAGGACCTCAAGTACAAGCTGGAATTTCAGGGCTTCGACGGCAACGACGGACTCGAAAGCCATATGGCCCGCTACGTCGAGTTCCTCATGAGCGACGGCCGGTGGGCCGAACTGCGCGAACAGTGGAACAGCAACGACGAGGGGAACTCTCACTCCCTCATGCTCGACACCTACATGCGCATGGTTGCCGAACATCGCCGCATCAAGGCCAGCCGCGACCGCGGATTCCACCGAGAGGACTACCTGCTGTCCCTCGACGAGCTGCAGCAGATCGCAGCCGCTCGGGTTCACCCGTCGCGCCGCGGCTAG
- a CDS encoding maleylpyruvate isomerase family mycothiol-dependent enzyme translates to MAATMEMACDERRDFADFLAGLTPEQWDEDSLCSQWRVRDVVAHAIGYDELSFADLATRFVRGAFLVNRINAIGTGDLAARAPEELVQLVRDHIRPRGLTAGFGGMIALVDGMIHQQDIRRPLNMPRTIPTERLKAVLDYALYVPLVRGAWRARGVRLDATDLEWSHGRGPGVRGPGEALLMAMAGRAHALQQLDGPGKDRLAQHIAVDGI, encoded by the coding sequence GTGGCGGCCACGATGGAGATGGCGTGTGATGAGCGGCGCGACTTCGCGGACTTCCTCGCGGGACTAACACCCGAGCAGTGGGACGAAGACAGCTTGTGCAGCCAATGGCGCGTGCGGGATGTCGTCGCTCATGCCATCGGCTACGACGAGCTGAGCTTCGCCGATCTAGCCACCCGGTTCGTGCGCGGCGCGTTCCTGGTGAATCGAATCAACGCGATAGGCACGGGCGATCTCGCTGCTCGCGCCCCCGAAGAACTGGTCCAGCTGGTCCGCGATCACATTCGTCCGCGCGGCTTGACGGCTGGTTTTGGCGGCATGATCGCCCTGGTCGACGGCATGATCCACCAGCAAGACATTCGTCGACCGTTGAACATGCCGCGCACCATCCCAACCGAGCGCCTCAAGGCGGTGCTCGACTACGCGCTCTACGTACCACTGGTCCGCGGTGCCTGGCGTGCACGTGGTGTTCGGCTTGATGCCACCGACTTGGAGTGGTCACACGGTAGAGGACCGGGAGTCCGGGGTCCTGGTGAAGCGTTGCTGATGGCGATGGCCGGTCGGGCCCACGCCCTTCAACAGCTCGATGGACCGGGGAAAGATCGGCTCGCACAACACATTGCCGTAGATGGGATCTAG
- a CDS encoding Imm61 family immunity protein has translation MILGEDCLGWVRAAGFHPVVADDGDVHLRSQKQPSTGYFIRRRGLERFELTQDDEDAPSERGLLFVAEVDVLEHYLVGHFADDIREDLDLPLLEQPWRSADLADGYDLTAAERGYRTLRRVGGVPVAAAPDDSLSLLALVPLSHYLGWSIRDLKQSFLSPAGSPLMRQGRYSRP, from the coding sequence GTGATCCTCGGAGAAGACTGTCTGGGATGGGTACGTGCAGCCGGCTTTCATCCCGTGGTTGCCGATGATGGAGACGTCCACCTACGTTCCCAAAAGCAGCCGTCTACTGGGTATTTCATCCGGCGAAGGGGACTGGAGCGGTTCGAGCTCACACAAGACGACGAAGACGCACCCAGCGAGCGTGGTCTTCTGTTCGTCGCCGAGGTAGACGTCTTGGAGCACTACCTCGTCGGGCATTTCGCCGACGACATCCGAGAGGACCTTGACCTCCCCCTGCTCGAGCAACCCTGGCGATCCGCCGACCTCGCTGACGGCTACGACCTCACCGCCGCCGAACGCGGGTACCGGACGCTTCGACGGGTTGGCGGTGTTCCCGTGGCCGCCGCGCCGGACGACAGCCTGAGTCTGCTCGCTCTGGTGCCGCTGTCGCACTATCTGGGTTGGTCGATACGCGACCTCAAACAGTCATTCCTCAGCCCCGCTGGCAGCCCGCTGATGCGCCAGGGTCGCTATAGCCGGCCATAG
- a CDS encoding IS3 family transposase (programmed frameshift) — protein MARPYPREFRDDVVRVARNRDDGVTIEQIATDFGVHPMTLQKWLRQADIDEGTKPGKGTGESAELRELRRRNRLLEQENEVLRRAAAYLSQANLPKRVYPLVKELAADGIPVAVTCRVLKLARQPYYRWLANPITDAEYVEAYRANALFDAHRDDPEFGYRYLVEEARDAGETMAERTAWRICSQNRLWSVFGKKRGKNGKVGPPVHDDLVERDFTADGPNQLWLSDITEHRADEGKLYLCAIKDVFSNRIVGYSIDSRMKSRLATTALNSAVARRGDVAGCILHSDRGSQFRSRKFVHALGRYEMVGSMGRVGAAGDNAAMESFFSLLQKNVLDRRRWRTREELRIAIVTWIERTYHRRRRQAGLGRLTPIEFEAIMTTPASQAA, from the exons ATGGCAAGGCCCTATCCCCGTGAGTTCCGCGACGACGTCGTGCGCGTGGCCCGCAACCGCGATGACGGGGTGACGATCGAGCAGATCGCCACCGATTTCGGGGTGCACCCGATGACGCTGCAGAAATGGCTCCGTCAGGCCGACATCGACGAGGGTACCAAGCCCGGCAAAGGTACCGGCGAGTCCGCTGAACTGCGGGAACTGCGCCGCCGAAACCGTCTGCTGGAACAGGAAAACGAGGTCCTGCGCCGGGCGGCTGCGTATCTATCGCAGGCCAACCTTCCG AAAAGGGTCTACCCGCTCGTGAAAGAGCTCGCCGCTGACGGGATCCCCGTCGCGGTGACGTGCCGGGTCCTCAAGCTCGCCCGCCAGCCCTACTACCGCTGGCTGGCCAACCCCATCACCGACGCCGAGTACGTCGAGGCCTATCGCGCTAATGCCCTGTTCGACGCCCACCGCGACGATCCGGAGTTCGGGTACCGCTACCTGGTCGAGGAGGCCCGCGACGCCGGCGAGACGATGGCTGAGCGCACCGCCTGGCGCATTTGCTCACAGAATCGGTTGTGGAGCGTGTTCGGTAAGAAGCGCGGCAAGAACGGCAAGGTCGGCCCGCCGGTGCATGATGATCTTGTCGAACGCGACTTCACCGCCGATGGTCCAAATCAGTTGTGGCTCAGCGATATCACTGAGCATCGCGCCGACGAAGGCAAGCTCTATCTCTGCGCCATCAAGGACGTGTTCTCCAACCGCATTGTCGGATACTCGATCGACTCCCGAATGAAGTCCCGGCTGGCCACCACAGCGCTCAATAGTGCGGTGGCACGCCGCGGTGATGTCGCCGGTTGCATTCTGCACAGCGACCGCGGCAGCCAATTTCGAAGCCGGAAGTTCGTGCACGCCTTGGGCCGTTACGAGATGGTCGGATCGATGGGCCGCGTCGGGGCGGCCGGCGACAATGCGGCCATGGAGAGCTTCTTTAGCCTGCTGCAGAAGAACGTGCTCGATCGCCGCCGCTGGCGCACCCGAGAAGAGCTGCGGATCGCGATCGTCACCTGGATCGAACGGACCTACCACCGCCGGCGGCGCCAAGCCGGACTCGGGCGGTTGACCCCGATCGAGTTCGAAGCCATCATGACCACACCGGCCAGTCAGGCCGCGTGA